One genomic region from Leptolyngbyaceae cyanobacterium JSC-12 encodes:
- a CDS encoding Kef-type K+ transport system, membrane component (IMG reference gene:2510097968~PFAM: TrkA-N domain; Sodium/hydrogen exchanger family; TrkA-C domain) encodes MNCYTFLDISSYLFKVVQEDFRLILDLVTVLGAAAIGGLLAALLRQPILLGYLIAGMVVGPTGLGLIKELVQVETLAQFGVAFLLFALGVEFSFSELNKVKGISLGGGGLQISLTILIASLVSLGMGWVTSLAQGVFLGAILSLSSTAVVLKCLMERNETGTPHGQVLLGMLVVQDLALGLMLAVLPALDKPVEEIGLAVGWALIQTGLFALGAIAAGIWIIPRLLRVIARTESRELFLLCVVALGLAIALLTEHLGLSIEMGAFVAGLMISEVEYSDQTLTYVEPLRDIFASLFFAAIGMLIDPMFLWKNLELILGLVSLVFIGKFLIVTPLVRFFGYPLKTALVAGLGLAQIGEFSFVLASEGQALGLVSRRVYLLILGTTAVTLVITPFVLRLIPQLFAWAESIPWLKSLLEGSDLPLEISESAALEQHVVVCGYGRVGHNIVRLLRDHNYPVLVIDQSERRIQELREAGIPYIYGNAASLHVLEKAGVNVAKGIAIALPDPISTRLCVKRSLELAPDLDIVVRANQDKDIELLYQLGAREVVQPEFEASLELSAHLLTGLGLPLPVIQREVQQIRSARYQELRSERPSHQISRELKEAAQDIGNRWYPLPQDSPLVGMSLEETNLRRLTGVSLMAIQRADGEEMDYPDAKTSLQEGDRLLIVGQPEEIAAFDELAKGKAAVPTENASCQWLLVPENSPVVGKTLAELHIRRQFGVLVQAIRREGKFIAFPDGESDLQSGDRLLLCGNLYSLNQASCWIAPSQKIVPVIPISGANVVTTMTESVIEA; translated from the coding sequence GATTTAGTCACAGTCTTAGGAGCCGCAGCGATCGGAGGATTGCTAGCAGCCTTGCTACGGCAGCCGATTTTGCTGGGCTACCTGATTGCTGGCATGGTTGTTGGGCCTACGGGGTTGGGGCTGATTAAGGAACTAGTACAGGTCGAAACGCTGGCGCAATTTGGAGTGGCATTTTTGCTATTTGCGCTGGGGGTTGAATTCTCATTTTCGGAACTGAATAAAGTTAAAGGCATCAGCTTGGGCGGGGGCGGGCTGCAAATCTCGCTAACGATTTTGATCGCGTCGCTGGTATCACTAGGAATGGGCTGGGTGACATCCCTTGCTCAAGGCGTGTTTCTAGGGGCAATTCTTTCTCTGTCTTCAACAGCAGTGGTGCTTAAATGTTTGATGGAGCGGAATGAAACCGGGACTCCACATGGGCAAGTATTGCTGGGGATGCTTGTAGTGCAGGACTTAGCCTTGGGTTTGATGTTGGCTGTATTACCTGCTTTAGATAAACCTGTTGAGGAAATTGGATTAGCGGTTGGCTGGGCATTGATACAAACGGGACTGTTTGCGCTGGGAGCGATCGCTGCTGGAATCTGGATTATTCCTCGGTTATTGCGAGTGATAGCCCGTACGGAGAGCCGCGAATTGTTTCTGCTGTGTGTCGTTGCCCTGGGCTTGGCGATCGCGCTGTTGACTGAGCATCTGGGACTCTCAATTGAAATGGGAGCCTTTGTTGCGGGGTTGATGATCTCTGAAGTCGAGTACTCTGATCAGACGTTAACTTATGTAGAACCGTTACGTGATATTTTTGCGTCGCTGTTTTTTGCGGCGATCGGGATGCTGATTGATCCGATGTTTCTTTGGAAAAATCTGGAACTGATTCTTGGCTTAGTTAGTTTGGTATTCATCGGTAAATTTCTGATCGTTACGCCGTTAGTTAGATTCTTTGGTTATCCTCTGAAAACTGCACTGGTCGCTGGTCTGGGGTTGGCTCAAATTGGAGAATTTTCGTTCGTGCTGGCAAGCGAAGGACAGGCACTTGGGTTAGTTTCTCGCCGTGTGTATCTGCTGATTTTGGGAACCACAGCAGTCACATTGGTGATTACCCCGTTTGTACTGCGCTTAATTCCTCAGTTATTTGCGTGGGCGGAGTCAATTCCCTGGCTAAAGTCCTTACTGGAGGGGAGCGATTTACCGCTAGAAATATCTGAGAGTGCAGCCCTGGAGCAACATGTTGTGGTCTGCGGCTATGGACGGGTTGGGCATAACATTGTTCGGTTACTGCGTGATCACAACTATCCAGTTTTGGTAATCGACCAATCTGAACGGCGCATTCAGGAACTACGAGAGGCAGGCATCCCTTACATCTATGGGAATGCAGCCAGCCTTCATGTGTTAGAAAAGGCAGGAGTTAATGTAGCGAAAGGGATTGCCATCGCCCTGCCCGATCCCATAAGTACTCGCTTGTGTGTGAAGCGATCGCTTGAGTTAGCACCTGATCTTGATATTGTGGTTCGGGCAAATCAAGATAAGGACATCGAGTTACTGTATCAGCTTGGAGCTAGAGAGGTTGTTCAACCTGAATTTGAGGCGAGTTTGGAATTATCAGCCCATTTGCTCACAGGGTTAGGATTACCGTTGCCTGTAATTCAGCGCGAAGTGCAGCAAATTCGCAGTGCTCGTTATCAGGAATTGCGTTCTGAGCGTCCTTCTCACCAGATTTCGAGAGAACTAAAAGAAGCTGCACAAGACATTGGAAATCGCTGGTATCCCCTGCCACAAGATTCCCCATTAGTTGGGATGAGCTTGGAGGAAACGAACTTGCGCCGTTTAACGGGCGTGAGCTTAATGGCAATTCAACGGGCAGACGGTGAAGAAATGGATTATCCCGATGCTAAAACATCCCTGCAAGAGGGCGATCGCCTTTTAATTGTGGGACAACCAGAGGAAATCGCGGCGTTTGACGAATTAGCCAAGGGTAAAGCTGCTGTCCCTACAGAAAATGCATCCTGCCAGTGGTTACTTGTACCTGAAAACAGTCCCGTTGTTGGCAAAACGCTGGCCGAACTCCATATTCGCCGACAATTTGGAGTCTTGGTACAAGCGATTCGACGAGAAGGAAAGTTTATTGCCTTCCCCGACGGTGAAAGTGATCTTCAGTCCGGCGATCGCCTCCTGCTTTGTGGCAATCTCTATTCCCTCAACCAAGCAAGCTGTTGGATTGCGCCCAGTCAAAAAATTGTGCCTGTCATTCCAATTTCAGGAGCGAACGTTGTTACAACAATGACTGAATCTGTCATTGAAGCTTAA
- a CDS encoding hypothetical protein (IMG reference gene:2510097967), whose amino-acid sequence MTAELETGLPSVRQIQNLIRDAKEVELKLVTGDLLAGKIRWQDPHCISLTDQYDQDTIVWRQAVVYLKPRL is encoded by the coding sequence ATGACTGCGGAATTAGAAACTGGATTACCAAGTGTGCGTCAGATTCAAAATCTGATCCGAGATGCAAAAGAGGTTGAATTAAAGTTAGTGACCGGTGATTTGCTTGCTGGAAAGATTCGTTGGCAAGACCCTCATTGTATCTCGCTGACTGATCAGTACGATCAAGATACGATTGTATGGCGACAAGCCGTTGTCTATCTTAAACCTCGCCTTTGA
- a CDS encoding diaminopimelate epimerase (IMG reference gene:2510097966~PFAM: Diaminopimelate epimerase~TIGRFAM: diaminopimelate epimerase): MEIGFTKYHGLGNDFILVDNRASSEPKLTPEQSVKLCDRHFGIGADGVIFVLPGQNGADYTMRIFNSDGSEPEMCGNGIRCFARFVAELENVTQPRSYNIYTLSGMITPQLESTGMVTVDMGEPRLLAAEIPTTLGAPDSKVINHPLEVDNKTWEVTCVSMGNPHCITFVEDVSQIPLETVGPKFETHPSFPKKINAEFIQVVRSDYLKMRVWERGAGITLACGTGACASLVAAVLTGHSDRRTTIELPGGCLQIEWADSNNHLYMTGPAEKVFQGHVMT, translated from the coding sequence ATGGAAATTGGATTCACAAAGTACCATGGCTTGGGCAACGACTTTATTCTGGTTGATAATCGCGCATCCTCGGAGCCAAAGCTAACTCCAGAGCAATCTGTCAAGCTCTGCGATCGTCATTTCGGCATCGGCGCAGATGGAGTCATTTTTGTTTTGCCTGGGCAAAATGGTGCCGATTACACCATGCGGATTTTCAATAGCGATGGTTCAGAACCTGAAATGTGTGGCAATGGAATTCGCTGTTTTGCTCGCTTCGTAGCAGAGTTGGAAAACGTTACACAGCCTCGCTCTTATAACATCTATACGCTCAGCGGGATGATTACTCCACAGTTGGAATCAACTGGCATGGTAACAGTAGACATGGGAGAACCCCGCCTCTTGGCTGCAGAAATTCCTACGACTCTGGGAGCCCCAGATAGCAAAGTTATTAATCATCCTCTAGAAGTAGATAATAAAACCTGGGAAGTTACCTGTGTCAGTATGGGCAATCCTCACTGCATTACATTTGTAGAAGATGTTTCTCAAATTCCCCTAGAAACAGTCGGTCCAAAATTTGAAACTCACCCCTCCTTTCCTAAAAAGATCAATGCTGAATTTATTCAGGTTGTGCGGTCTGATTATCTCAAAATGCGAGTATGGGAACGCGGGGCAGGGATTACGCTAGCCTGTGGTACTGGGGCCTGCGCTTCCTTAGTCGCAGCCGTTCTAACGGGACACAGCGATCGCCGCACCACAATTGAACTTCCTGGCGGATGTCTACAAATTGAATGGGCTGACTCTAATAACCATCTATATATGACAGGACCAGCAGAAAAAGTATTTCAAGGTCATGTAATGACTTAA